One window of Thermacetogenium phaeum DSM 12270 genomic DNA carries:
- the groL gene encoding chaperonin GroEL (60 kDa chaperone family; promotes refolding of misfolded polypeptides especially under stressful conditions; forms two stacked rings of heptamers to form a barrel-shaped 14mer; ends can be capped by GroES; misfolded proteins enter the barrel where they are refolded when GroES binds), which yields MPKELNFSQEARLALERGVNILADTVKVTLGPKGRNVVLQKQFGPPQITNDGVTIAKEIDLEDPWENMGAQLVKEVATKTNDVAGDGTTTATLLAQVVIKEGLKNVAAGANPMLLRRGMEKATAAVVEEIKKMGQKVESKDSIAQVAAISAGDPEIGKWVADAMEKVGNDGVITVEESKTFGTTLEVVEGMQFDRGYISPYMVTDSEKMVASLEEPYIMIVDKKVSAVAEIVPVLEKVANTGKPLLLIAEDIEGEALATLVVNKLRGTLPCAAVKAPGYGDRRKAMMEDIAILTGGTVISEEKGIKLENVTLDMLGRAGRAVVGKEETTIVEGKGATEEIEKRIIQIKNQFEVATSEYDREKLQERMAKLAGGVAVIKVGAATEVELREKKSRIEDALAATRAAVEEGIIPGGGVALLRALPALEKLAAEGDEATGVNIVKRALEEPLRQIAANAGFEGSVVVEKVKKLEGNVGFNALTEKYEDLFAAGIVDPVKVTRTALQNAASIAGMLLTTECLIADKKEEDEEKKPNAPAV from the coding sequence ATGCCTAAAGAACTCAATTTCAGTCAAGAGGCACGCCTGGCTCTGGAGAGAGGCGTCAACATTCTTGCCGACACCGTTAAGGTAACGTTGGGCCCCAAGGGCCGGAACGTCGTGCTGCAAAAACAGTTCGGCCCGCCGCAGATCACCAATGACGGGGTGACTATTGCCAAGGAGATCGATCTGGAAGATCCCTGGGAGAACATGGGTGCTCAGCTGGTCAAGGAGGTGGCTACTAAGACCAATGATGTTGCCGGCGACGGCACCACGACGGCCACCCTCCTGGCGCAGGTTGTGATAAAAGAAGGGCTGAAAAATGTGGCCGCAGGAGCCAACCCTATGCTGTTGAGAAGGGGAATGGAGAAGGCAACGGCGGCTGTGGTTGAGGAAATAAAGAAGATGGGACAAAAGGTGGAAAGCAAGGACTCTATTGCCCAGGTGGCGGCGATTTCCGCCGGTGATCCTGAGATCGGGAAGTGGGTCGCCGATGCCATGGAGAAGGTCGGCAACGACGGTGTGATCACCGTAGAAGAGTCCAAAACCTTCGGCACGACACTGGAAGTCGTCGAAGGGATGCAGTTCGATCGAGGCTACATCTCTCCCTACATGGTGACCGATTCCGAAAAGATGGTGGCCAGCCTTGAAGAGCCTTACATTATGATCGTGGATAAAAAGGTCTCGGCGGTTGCGGAGATCGTTCCGGTGCTGGAGAAGGTGGCGAACACCGGAAAGCCTCTGCTCCTTATCGCCGAGGATATCGAAGGAGAGGCTCTGGCAACCCTGGTGGTCAATAAGCTGCGCGGCACCCTGCCCTGCGCCGCAGTAAAGGCTCCCGGATACGGAGATAGAAGGAAGGCGATGATGGAGGATATCGCCATTCTCACAGGGGGCACGGTGATCTCCGAGGAGAAGGGGATAAAGCTGGAGAACGTTACCCTGGATATGCTCGGAAGAGCCGGCCGGGCGGTTGTCGGCAAGGAGGAGACCACCATTGTTGAAGGCAAGGGCGCTACCGAGGAGATCGAAAAGCGCATCATCCAGATTAAAAACCAGTTCGAAGTGGCCACCTCCGAGTACGACCGGGAGAAGCTGCAGGAGCGAATGGCCAAGCTGGCGGGCGGCGTTGCCGTAATCAAAGTGGGAGCAGCCACGGAAGTTGAGCTGCGCGAGAAGAAGTCCCGCATTGAAGATGCCCTTGCGGCAACGAGGGCGGCAGTTGAGGAGGGAATTATCCCCGGCGGTGGGGTTGCTTTGCTACGGGCGCTTCCCGCTCTGGAAAAGCTTGCTGCAGAGGGGGATGAAGCGACCGGCGTCAATATTGTGAAGAGGGCGCTGGAGGAGCCTCTGAGGCAGATTGCTGCTAATGCCGGCTTCGAAGGGTCGGTGGTCGTGGAGAAGGTCAAGAAGTTAGAGGGGAACGTAGGGTTCAATGCCCTGACGGAGAAGTATGAAGACCTTTTTGCCGCCGGGATTGTCGACCCGGTCAAGGTGACCCGTACCGCCCTTCAGAACGCTGCCAGCATTGCCGGGATGTTGCTTACGACAGAATGCCTCATCGCCGATAAGAAGGAGGAAGATGAGGAGAAGAAACCGAACGCACCCGCCGTGTAG
- the hpt gene encoding hypoxanthine phosphoribosyltransferase: MEKLEVLITEEQLRSGVAELAERINRDYNGEELLVVGILRGAFVFLADLVRRLTMPVVIDFVAVSSYGDDTQSSGVVRILKDLDESIAGRHVLLVEDIIDTGLTLKYLYENLKARHPASLKVCTLLDKPSRRRVDFNPDYAGFTIPDYFVVGYGLDCGQRYRNLPMVCVIRQEQEGCPPFAGGEQPR; encoded by the coding sequence TTGGAGAAGCTAGAGGTTTTGATAACGGAGGAACAGTTGCGGTCCGGGGTGGCGGAACTGGCTGAGCGGATTAACCGGGATTATAACGGTGAGGAACTCCTGGTGGTGGGCATCCTGCGGGGTGCCTTCGTCTTTTTGGCCGATTTGGTGCGCCGGTTGACGATGCCGGTGGTCATCGATTTCGTCGCCGTTTCCAGCTACGGGGATGACACCCAGAGTTCTGGAGTCGTCCGCATCCTGAAGGATCTTGATGAGAGCATTGCCGGCCGCCACGTCCTGCTGGTGGAGGACATCATCGATACCGGTTTAACCCTGAAGTATCTGTACGAAAACTTAAAGGCGCGGCATCCGGCAAGCCTGAAGGTATGCACCCTGCTGGACAAGCCTAGCCGGCGCCGTGTGGATTTTAACCCCGATTACGCCGGTTTTACAATACCGGACTATTTCGTTGTGGGCTACGGTCTTGACTGCGGCCAGCGCTACCGCAATCTGCCGATGGTGTGCGTGATTCGCCAGGAGCAGGAAGGATGCCCTCCCTTTGCAGGAGGAGAGCAGCCGAGGTGA
- the guaA gene encoding glutamine-hydrolyzing GMP synthase codes for MSERDLILVVDFGGQYTQLIARRIREAGVYCEIVPYTAAWEELRAKRPRGLVLSGGPASVYSEKAPQCDPRLLRGGVPVLGICYGMQLMAFLLKGSVRRGERREYGRVQVTVRRQEAIFKGLPREMPVWMSHGDLVEAPPPGFTVAATSEGTPVAAMFDEQRRLFGVQFHPEVQHTPFGKDILRNFLYDICSCKGDWTPASFIAGQIEEIRKIVGNGRVVGALSGGVDSTVAATLVHRAIGERLTCIFVDHGLLRKGEREEVEWTMRERLGVKLITVEAGERFLAKLSGVTDPEEKRKIIGHEFIRVFEEEASRLGELDFLLQGTLYPDVIESGTPTAAVIKSHHNVGGLPEDLKLRLLEPLRWLFKDEVRRVGLELGLPEEIIWRQPFPGPGLAVRVLGEVTPEKLAMVREADYILRTEIRRAGLEREIWQCFAVLLPVRSVGVMGDERTYAHPVVIRAVTSEDAMTADWARLPHDLLERIAGRIVGEVPGINRVLYDITSKPPGTIEWE; via the coding sequence ATGAGTGAGCGGGATCTGATTTTGGTTGTAGATTTCGGAGGGCAGTATACCCAGCTTATTGCCCGGCGGATCCGGGAGGCCGGGGTTTACTGCGAAATTGTGCCCTATACGGCGGCGTGGGAGGAGCTCCGGGCAAAACGGCCGCGGGGGCTGGTGCTTTCGGGTGGGCCGGCGAGTGTCTATTCCGAGAAGGCCCCGCAATGCGATCCCAGGCTCCTGAGGGGAGGGGTTCCGGTGCTGGGCATCTGCTACGGTATGCAGCTGATGGCCTTTCTCCTCAAAGGAAGCGTCCGCAGGGGGGAAAGGCGGGAGTACGGCCGTGTGCAGGTTACCGTCCGGAGACAGGAGGCCATCTTCAAGGGGCTCCCGCGAGAGATGCCCGTCTGGATGAGCCATGGTGACCTGGTAGAGGCCCCTCCTCCGGGTTTTACGGTCGCCGCAACATCCGAGGGAACACCGGTGGCGGCCATGTTCGATGAACAGCGCCGCCTGTTCGGGGTGCAGTTTCATCCCGAGGTGCAGCACACCCCCTTCGGGAAGGATATCTTGCGAAACTTTCTCTATGACATCTGCAGCTGCAAGGGGGATTGGACGCCGGCATCCTTTATCGCCGGGCAGATCGAAGAGATCAGGAAGATCGTCGGGAACGGCAGGGTTGTCGGGGCTTTGAGCGGTGGGGTGGACTCCACCGTAGCGGCAACGCTCGTCCACCGAGCAATCGGGGAGAGGTTGACCTGCATCTTCGTTGATCACGGCCTGCTCCGGAAGGGGGAGCGGGAAGAGGTTGAGTGGACGATGCGGGAGCGGTTGGGGGTTAAGCTGATTACCGTCGAGGCCGGGGAGCGCTTCCTGGCCAAGCTCTCCGGTGTCACCGATCCTGAAGAGAAGCGGAAAATAATCGGGCATGAGTTCATCAGGGTCTTCGAGGAAGAGGCGTCCCGCCTCGGCGAGCTGGATTTTCTCCTGCAGGGAACCCTCTACCCCGATGTCATCGAATCGGGAACTCCCACCGCTGCCGTGATCAAGAGCCACCACAATGTAGGGGGGCTGCCCGAGGACCTCAAGCTGCGCCTTTTGGAGCCGCTGCGCTGGCTTTTTAAGGATGAGGTGCGCCGGGTGGGGCTGGAACTCGGCCTGCCGGAAGAGATCATCTGGCGCCAGCCCTTCCCCGGACCGGGTTTGGCGGTAAGGGTGCTGGGTGAGGTGACCCCGGAGAAGCTGGCGATGGTCAGGGAGGCGGACTATATCCTGCGCACGGAGATCCGCCGTGCCGGGCTCGAGCGGGAGATCTGGCAGTGCTTTGCCGTCCTGCTTCCGGTCAGAAGCGTCGGAGTGATGGGGGACGAGCGGACGTATGCCCATCCTGTCGTGATCCGGGCGGTGACCAGCGAGGATGCCATGACTGCCGATTGGGCGCGCCTGCCGCACGATCTCCTGGAGCGGATCGCCGGCCGCATCGTCGGGGAGGTTCCGGGGATCAACAGGGTGCTCTATGATATCACATCCAAGCCTCCGGGGACTATCGAGTGGGAATAA
- the purL gene encoding phosphoribosylformylglycinamidine synthase subunit PurL: protein MAEKKPAWQEMGLTAQEYERICEILGREPNYLETGIFAVLWSEHCSYKNSRPVLKRFPTEGRHVLQGPGENAGIVDIGDGQGVALKIESHNHPSAIEPYQGAATGVGGIVRDIFAMGARPVALLNSLRFGSLADPRVRYLFSGVVAGISGYGNCLGIPTVGGDVFFHPSFRENPLVNAMCVGLVEHAQIRRGQAAGVGNSVMVVGARTGRDGIHGCTFASEELSEESEERRPAVQVGDPFLEKLLIEACLEVIKKGYVVGIQDLGAAGLTSSSAEMAGRAGTGMEIDVSLVPRREEGMTPYEVMLSESQERMLLVLEPRHVEPVRRIFSKWGLEAAVIGRVTGDGIYRVLDGENPVAEIPVKALTDSPVYYPEQREPEYYQRLRSWTPDALPEPEDLTAVLRQLLASPNIASKEWIYTQYDHMVMLNTVVGPGADAAVLRVKGTPKGIALTTDGNPRYCYLDPYRGGAIAVAEAARNLSCVGAEPLGLTDCLNFGNPGKPEIYWQFTRTVEGMSEACRALGIPVVSGNVSFYNETDGEAIHPAPVVGMVGLLPDVARHVTGAFRDPGDEIVLLGRFAPTLGASEYLSVIHGLEAGAVPHLDLDREKRVQECCRSLVREGLIKSAHDCAEGGLAVALAECCLAGKLGATVELPFSGRLDELLFGEVQSCIVVSCAPAQLPAVVREAAARGVDCRVIGTTGGGHLLIADAGGSVVTKISVEEMKEVWRGSIASYF from the coding sequence ATGGCCGAGAAGAAGCCTGCCTGGCAGGAGATGGGGTTGACGGCACAGGAGTATGAGAGGATCTGCGAGATCCTCGGACGGGAGCCCAACTATCTGGAAACGGGGATCTTCGCAGTACTCTGGTCGGAGCATTGCAGTTATAAGAATTCCCGCCCTGTTTTAAAGAGGTTCCCGACAGAGGGCAGGCATGTTCTGCAGGGCCCCGGGGAGAATGCCGGGATAGTGGACATCGGTGACGGCCAGGGAGTGGCCTTGAAGATAGAGAGCCACAACCATCCTTCGGCCATCGAACCCTACCAGGGAGCGGCTACTGGGGTAGGGGGGATTGTGCGGGATATCTTCGCGATGGGGGCGCGCCCCGTTGCTTTGTTGAACTCCCTGCGCTTCGGAAGTCTTGCCGACCCCCGGGTGCGCTATCTCTTCTCCGGCGTAGTGGCCGGAATCTCCGGCTATGGTAACTGCCTCGGCATTCCCACCGTCGGCGGGGATGTCTTTTTCCATCCCAGCTTCAGGGAGAACCCCCTGGTCAACGCCATGTGCGTCGGTCTGGTGGAACACGCTCAGATCAGGCGCGGGCAGGCTGCAGGGGTGGGCAATTCGGTAATGGTTGTGGGCGCCCGGACGGGCAGGGACGGGATCCACGGCTGCACCTTTGCCTCTGAGGAATTGAGCGAGGAGAGCGAGGAGCGCCGCCCGGCCGTGCAGGTCGGTGACCCTTTTCTGGAGAAGCTCCTCATCGAGGCCTGCCTGGAGGTTATTAAAAAGGGCTATGTCGTCGGCATTCAGGATTTGGGAGCGGCGGGGCTGACCAGCTCCAGCGCCGAAATGGCCGGAAGGGCCGGCACGGGGATGGAGATCGATGTTTCCCTGGTGCCGCGCCGGGAGGAGGGAATGACACCCTATGAGGTGATGCTTTCCGAATCCCAGGAACGGATGCTGCTCGTTTTGGAGCCGCGGCATGTGGAGCCGGTGAGACGGATATTCAGCAAATGGGGGCTGGAAGCCGCAGTGATCGGCCGGGTGACCGGGGACGGGATCTACCGCGTCCTGGATGGTGAGAACCCTGTGGCCGAGATACCAGTCAAAGCCCTGACCGATTCCCCGGTTTACTACCCGGAGCAGCGGGAGCCCGAATATTACCAGAGGCTGCGAAGCTGGACGCCGGACGCCCTCCCTGAGCCGGAGGACCTGACCGCCGTGTTGCGCCAACTTTTGGCATCACCGAACATCGCCAGCAAGGAGTGGATTTATACCCAGTACGACCACATGGTGATGCTGAATACCGTGGTGGGGCCGGGGGCCGATGCCGCCGTTCTGCGCGTTAAGGGAACGCCCAAGGGGATCGCCCTGACCACCGACGGAAACCCCCGCTACTGCTACCTGGATCCCTATCGCGGCGGGGCTATTGCCGTCGCCGAAGCGGCGCGCAACCTTAGCTGTGTGGGGGCGGAGCCCTTGGGGCTCACCGACTGCTTAAACTTCGGCAATCCCGGGAAGCCGGAGATCTACTGGCAGTTCACCAGAACCGTCGAGGGGATGAGCGAGGCCTGCCGCGCTCTGGGGATCCCTGTTGTCAGCGGTAATGTGAGCTTTTATAATGAAACAGATGGAGAGGCCATTCATCCTGCCCCGGTGGTGGGGATGGTGGGCCTCCTGCCGGATGTGGCGCGGCATGTCACCGGCGCCTTCAGAGATCCCGGGGACGAGATCGTGCTGTTGGGGAGGTTTGCTCCGACGCTCGGTGCCAGCGAATACCTGTCCGTGATCCACGGATTGGAGGCCGGAGCCGTTCCGCATCTCGACCTCGACCGGGAAAAAAGAGTTCAGGAATGCTGCCGCAGTCTGGTGCGAGAAGGGCTGATCAAATCCGCTCACGACTGTGCGGAGGGAGGGCTCGCCGTGGCTTTGGCCGAGTGTTGCCTTGCCGGCAAACTGGGTGCGACCGTGGAACTTCCCTTCTCCGGGCGGCTTGATGAGCTCCTTTTTGGCGAAGTGCAGTCTTGTATTGTGGTTTCCTGCGCCCCGGCTCAATTGCCTGCCGTTGTCCGGGAGGCGGCCGCACGGGGTGTCGACTGCCGGGTAATCGGTACGACTGGCGGGGGCCATCTCCTGATCGCTGATGCCGGCGGGAGCGTTGTAACGAAGATATCTGTTGAGGAGATGAAAGAAGTATGGCGGGGGAGCATTGCTTCTTACTTTTGA
- a CDS encoding adenosylhomocysteinase, producing MGECSYLRLTDEDMGRNGAERIEWAWRKMPVLQQVRDEWERTQPLSGVKIAACLHISAKTANLARVLKAGGAEVVLCASNPLSTQDDIAAALNVVYGIPTFARRGVDHETYYHQINATLDTGPDLTIDDGADLVTTLHRERPEQARRVIGGSEETTTGVVRLRSMARDGALYYPVVAVNDAMTKHLFDNRYGTGQSSLDGILRATNYLIAGSVFVVVGYGWCGRGIAARARGLGARVIVVEVDPFKALEAVMDGHEVTNMKEAAGKADFIVTATGDVHAVGREHIPYLKDGVILSNAGHFNVEIDIPALEEQARSRRLVKKDVEEFTMQDGRRVYLLAEGRLVNLACGEGHPVEVMDMSFANQALSAAWLITQQGKLSPGVYRVPREIDERVARLKLAAYGIEIEELTAEQKEYLASWQAGT from the coding sequence ATGGGAGAATGCTCGTATTTGAGGTTGACGGATGAGGACATGGGAAGGAACGGGGCGGAGCGGATCGAATGGGCCTGGCGGAAGATGCCGGTGCTGCAGCAGGTAAGGGATGAGTGGGAGAGAACTCAACCTTTGAGCGGTGTCAAAATCGCCGCCTGCCTGCACATCTCTGCCAAAACGGCGAATCTCGCCAGGGTGCTTAAGGCCGGGGGAGCGGAGGTGGTGCTCTGCGCCTCCAACCCGCTCAGTACCCAGGATGATATTGCCGCGGCACTCAATGTGGTGTACGGGATCCCCACCTTTGCCCGGCGAGGGGTTGATCACGAGACCTATTATCACCAGATCAACGCCACCTTGGATACCGGGCCGGATCTCACCATCGACGATGGTGCCGATCTGGTGACGACCCTGCACCGTGAGCGGCCGGAACAGGCGCGCCGGGTCATCGGCGGCAGTGAAGAAACCACCACAGGTGTGGTCAGGCTGCGCTCCATGGCCAGAGACGGTGCCCTGTATTACCCTGTGGTGGCGGTCAACGACGCCATGACGAAGCACTTGTTCGACAACAGGTACGGGACGGGACAGTCCTCCCTTGACGGCATCCTGCGGGCGACCAACTACCTGATCGCCGGTTCCGTGTTTGTGGTGGTGGGTTACGGCTGGTGCGGCAGGGGCATCGCCGCCAGGGCGCGCGGCCTCGGGGCACGGGTGATCGTTGTGGAGGTGGACCCCTTTAAGGCTCTGGAGGCAGTGATGGATGGGCATGAGGTCACCAATATGAAGGAGGCGGCCGGGAAGGCCGACTTCATCGTCACCGCCACCGGAGATGTTCATGCGGTGGGGAGGGAGCATATCCCCTATCTCAAGGATGGGGTGATTCTCTCCAACGCCGGGCACTTTAATGTGGAGATCGATATCCCGGCGCTGGAGGAGCAGGCTCGTTCGCGGCGCCTGGTCAAGAAAGACGTGGAGGAGTTTACCATGCAGGACGGGCGCCGCGTCTATTTGCTGGCGGAGGGGAGACTTGTCAATCTGGCCTGTGGTGAGGGGCATCCCGTGGAAGTGATGGACATGAGCTTTGCCAACCAGGCTCTTTCCGCCGCCTGGCTGATAACGCAGCAGGGCAAACTCTCCCCCGGCGTTTACAGGGTGCCCCGGGAGATCGATGAAAGGGTGGCGCGCCTGAAGCTGGCGGCCTATGGTATCGAAATCGAAGAACTGACCGCTGAGCAGAAGGAATATCTGGCCTCCTGGCAGGCCGGCACCTGA
- the purS gene encoding phosphoribosylformylglycinamidine synthase subunit PurS, with protein sequence MFEARVFVTLKKAILDPQGKAVKSGLLALGYDRVEDVRVGKYLMLTLRTTDRLEAEKEVREMCDRLLANPVIEDYTFELREVAP encoded by the coding sequence TTGTTTGAGGCGCGAGTATTTGTGACACTGAAAAAGGCGATTCTTGATCCCCAGGGAAAGGCAGTCAAAAGCGGCCTGCTTGCCCTGGGATACGACCGGGTGGAGGACGTCAGGGTGGGGAAGTACCTTATGCTCACCCTGAGAACGACGGATCGGCTGGAGGCGGAAAAGGAAGTGCGGGAAATGTGCGACCGGCTCCTGGCCAATCCGGTCATCGAGGACTATACCTTTGAGCTCCGGGAGGTGGCGCCGTGA
- the purE gene encoding 5-(carboxyamino)imidazole ribonucleotide mutase: MEKPLVGIVLGSDSDLPVMEEAARILDDFGVPYEMTIASAHRSPDLAAEYARTAEERGLKLLIAGAGMAAHLPGVLAAYTCLPVIGVPLQGGALNGVDALYSIVQMPPGVPVAAVAINGARNAALLAVQILGLGEPLLRERFRTYKEGLVESVARKAEKLKERM; this comes from the coding sequence ATGGAAAAACCGCTTGTAGGAATAGTTCTGGGGAGTGATTCCGACCTGCCGGTGATGGAAGAGGCGGCGCGGATTTTGGATGATTTCGGGGTTCCTTACGAGATGACCATTGCCTCTGCCCACCGCAGTCCGGACCTGGCAGCCGAATACGCCCGTACCGCCGAAGAGCGCGGTCTTAAACTGCTCATCGCCGGTGCCGGGATGGCCGCCCACCTGCCCGGAGTTCTGGCGGCGTACACCTGCCTGCCGGTGATCGGGGTTCCCCTCCAGGGGGGGGCCTTAAATGGGGTGGATGCCCTCTACTCCATCGTTCAGATGCCGCCGGGGGTTCCGGTGGCCGCCGTCGCCATCAACGGGGCGCGCAACGCCGCCCTCCTGGCCGTACAGATTTTGGGGCTGGGGGAGCCCCTTCTGCGGGAAAGGTTCCGTACCTACAAGGAAGGGCTTGTGGAGTCGGTCGCCAGGAAAGCGGAGAAGTTGAAAGAGCGGATGTAG
- a CDS encoding LolA-like protein — MQKRKLGWWASLAAGLLFLIGGFIWFYQGFFKVEPGPLLEETLRRAQQAKSYRYRMVAELDLGGKKRNWVQVDGERAPGCYHFRGKTLGTPVEIYQIGNRSYTRDPVTGKWTVIDGIDLSQQQLYMSEIDPLSSFQFKGGAVPTLAGKDKVRGRRCWVLELKPEVESKYLELWWEDFTYRFWIDRSSHVLLKAEAKARSKNSRDTRLTMVVEFRDFNEKVKIEPPV; from the coding sequence GTGCAGAAAAGAAAGTTGGGGTGGTGGGCCAGTCTCGCTGCCGGTCTCCTCTTTCTGATCGGGGGATTTATTTGGTTTTATCAGGGCTTTTTTAAGGTGGAACCCGGTCCCTTGCTTGAAGAAACTCTGCGGAGAGCGCAACAGGCCAAAAGCTACCGCTACCGGATGGTGGCGGAACTGGACCTGGGAGGGAAGAAGAGAAACTGGGTTCAGGTGGACGGTGAGAGAGCCCCTGGGTGTTACCATTTCCGGGGAAAAACCCTGGGGACACCGGTGGAGATCTACCAGATCGGGAACAGGAGCTATACCCGGGACCCGGTTACAGGTAAGTGGACGGTGATCGACGGCATTGACCTCTCCCAGCAGCAGCTGTACATGTCCGAGATCGATCCTTTAAGCAGTTTTCAATTTAAGGGCGGGGCGGTTCCCACTCTCGCAGGCAAGGATAAGGTGCGCGGACGCAGGTGCTGGGTGCTGGAGCTCAAACCGGAGGTGGAAAGCAAGTACCTGGAGTTATGGTGGGAGGATTTCACTTACCGCTTCTGGATCGACCGGAGTAGCCATGTGCTGTTGAAAGCGGAGGCGAAGGCGCGCAGCAAGAACAGCAGGGATACCAGACTCACTATGGTCGTGGAATTCCGGGATTTCAATGAGAAAGTAAAGATTGAGCCACCGGTCTAA
- the purQ gene encoding phosphoribosylformylglycinamidine synthase subunit PurQ: protein MKFGVVVFPGSNCDVDCYHVLDRVFGHPVSYIWHQERDLSGIDCVILPGGFSYGDYLRTGAIARFAPVMEEVAEFAEKGGLVLGICNGFQILLEAGLLPGAMRRNESLQFRCCDVFLRVENAATPYTGLYRRGEVIRYPIAHGEGNYYATPEILAQLEEKGQIVFRYCTEKGEVTPDANPNGALGNIAGICNQRGNVLGLMPHPERCCEEIVGNTDGRRFFLSILHWWGMERQKRVTA from the coding sequence GTGAAATTCGGAGTGGTGGTTTTTCCCGGATCCAACTGTGATGTCGATTGCTACCATGTCCTCGATCGGGTCTTCGGCCACCCCGTTTCCTACATCTGGCATCAGGAAAGGGATCTCTCCGGGATTGACTGCGTCATCCTGCCCGGGGGGTTCTCCTACGGGGATTACCTGAGGACGGGGGCCATCGCCCGTTTTGCCCCGGTGATGGAGGAGGTGGCGGAGTTTGCCGAAAAAGGGGGGCTCGTGTTGGGGATCTGTAACGGGTTCCAGATCCTCCTGGAAGCGGGATTGCTTCCGGGGGCGATGAGGCGCAATGAATCCCTGCAGTTCCGCTGCTGCGATGTCTTCCTGCGGGTGGAGAATGCGGCTACCCCCTACACCGGCCTTTATCGCCGCGGAGAGGTGATCAGGTATCCCATTGCCCACGGTGAGGGGAACTACTATGCCACCCCTGAGATCTTGGCACAGCTGGAAGAGAAAGGGCAGATCGTATTCCGTTACTGCACTGAGAAGGGTGAGGTTACCCCGGACGCCAACCCCAACGGTGCTCTGGGCAATATTGCCGGGATCTGCAATCAAAGGGGTAATGTCCTCGGCCTGATGCCTCACCCGGAGCGCTGCTGTGAAGAAATTGTCGGCAATACCGATGGGAGGCGCTTCTTCCTTTCCATACTGCACTGGTGGGGAATGGAGCGGCAGAAGAGGGTGACTGCGTAA